GTGTGTTAATTTAGCAAGACAAATTTacgcattttttataagaacaatgaacTTGGAGAAAGTTTCTTActtttttacaaacattttttttgattatttgttTAACGTCCCTGGAAACAAATCCATGTAGATCCTGCAATGTTTTTAACTATTTCTTCGATAAATTTAGGCTACGCTAAATTAGTACACGTGGATGCCATGGGAACGAGAGAAAACGGGACGAGCATTAAAATGTATTCCAGCGACACAAATTACAAAGTAAACTTGCAATATATAAGACAAAGGAAGCAttagtaacttttttttatgacaTCACATAAATACCGCGTCCGTACAAAGTAGAAGTGGACATATCTAACCTACTtattaatatcattaaaaaatctgtaaaatctgtaacagataaatatttgttttacatATTCTATAAATCTGTAACAAAATTTAACAAAGGCGCAAAATTTATATTCTATATATATCTTAAATGAGGTGATTACTTAGAAGAGCCAAAGCTTTCGAAACACAATTTCAAGCTGTGATAGTCAGATGGTTACAATGAATTATATTGCTATCCATGTGTCACCAAGTAATAATagcaaaagaaaatataataaatcaatTCTGTAAAAACactaacaaatatatatatcgaAATATGCAGTTACAGGTCATGGGTTTTCTTCATCAGATTCATCTGAAGATTGTCCATCGCAATAAACAGTCACATCAAAATCATCTTCGAGATTGTTGCTTTCGACATCCATAAATAGTTTCTGCATATTTTCTACTGTATTTCGTACATAATTTAGTTTTTCtataacaaagattttttttggaGAATCGTTATTATAAATAGCAGTAGCCAATGAGGATTCCATTTCTCTATAGTAGTTTAATACGTGCTGCATTTCCGTACGAACAATTTGAAGCTCCTCGGTAGCACGACACTTGCGCAGGTAAAATTGTACGCACGTAAACTGATGCAGGAATGTTATGTGAAGTGTTATTAACCTAAAATAAAGTGTCCGTAACAAATTAAAGAACTCGTCATTTTTTTACCATGCATAATTTTTAGAGAATTACCTGATCAACCGTAGTAGTGTTTAAATATATCCTGGAATTGACGTCCAATGCATCTTTATACAACACATCTTCGTACACACCACATTCTCTGTTCGTCTGATTTAACGACTCAACTAAATTCTTTAGGTCATTGCAGATTTTATTGATTTGCACTGATAAACGATTGCATATCGAAGAACCATCTATCAAAGttaagtaaaataaatcaacaaagaataaaaaaacaaagattgtACACATATTTCATCGGGCTGATATAAATTTATAGTTTACCTGCATATCGTTTCTTTAAAGTCAGTAACATTAACCTTTCAGTTGCACGAGTATGTAAAGTATCCAAAGTGGTTTTTACAGCATTCTGAACGAATTTGCGATGATGATACGTGTACTGATTTGAGGTTATACTCCAACGATCGTTTACATCGTGCTTTTTTTCGAAACTCGAAAGACCAGATTCCAACctaaataacaataacaaaaagccATCTAAGAACGAAACAAAAAACTACCGGATGGTTAGTGTGTTGTGGCATAAACTAAATGTTCACATACCTGTTTAGTTTTATCCTATGTCTCGCAGTATCAGAAACACTACTACTTAACAGGAGTAATGTATTTTCGTTATTCAGCTCTTTAATTTTAGTATAATATTTGAATTCCCAACCAACCTCTAAAGATAACACTTTCACATTGTATAACAAATCAGTTAATCAAGTTCTTCCTTTAACAACAAATAAGTGTAAGTGTAACAAATAAGTACCTTGCTCTACAACACTTTTCCATTTAATTTTAGACTCTTCCTCCAACTTCCATGAGTGTATAACCTCGTCTGTGATATTATCTAAAAACGTTAAGTTTCAAGAACTCTCACATTCTTTCAGATTTGCCAACAAATAAAACCAAATGTATCCCATTAACAACTCTATTCTCACGAAACACGATTTTAAGAAAATATGTCACCTAGGTTTAAACACAAAGTTTGGATTTCTGCAGAACTAGTCTGATAGACAGCATTGGCTTTTTGATACCAGCCCACAAGTGTTTTCCCTAATGAACACAAGTAATTCAAAAATACAACAACTAAATGCTAAAACTTCTTGCTCACTTACTTAAAATTTCACAGGTTTTGTATATACAATATTATAATTAAACAATATATAGATACATGCGTACCTAATATTTCTAACTTAGTCATTGTAAAATGATTTAAAGCATCACTCAAAAAGTCAACACGGTGAGCTGAAGTCATCTCTTTCGTGATTTTTGAAAACGATCTCAAATAGGACCAGAGTCTTTCCATCAGTTCCCCATCCATTAAACCAAAACCTTCCATTCTACGGATCGAATGTTGTACCTAACAATGAAAATGTGGAAAACGGTTACTATTACAAAGATTCTGTATGTCAGT
This DNA window, taken from Hydractinia symbiolongicarpus strain clone_291-10 chromosome 15, HSymV2.1, whole genome shotgun sequence, encodes the following:
- the LOC130628863 gene encoding uncharacterized protein LOC130628863, whose protein sequence is MMTYTFHNELHDAHCYSCSNKYFRVITIVSEKGCLHQCEVWFCTCESEFSKLLKYDLWPSTPTKPSTAISIKLLDQFVALQMEGKISFTSFIDGMSWKTGMHNQTLKRVLTRFMQTDSIDQYRQFQRQLRDLWFSDLTGKKPNQCPACPIDAGSVFYCMDANFGLVLKSSASKSKNTPNNDKNHFIEDDEVDTFMSSYDDKAVENKECNNFQAGNRIRSKRKSSKLSVTGVFGVSCRHEIPKLFLNMRHGERIGYAVLMMNKILAEVLGKDIDVHIMYDIACLLKKHLTKKGTLSKYPKFKLGIPVFHAYGHKSSCQVQHSIRRMEGFGLMDGELMERLWSYLRSFSKITKEMTSAHRVDFLSDALNHFTMTKLEILGKTLVGWYQKANAVYQTSSAEIQTLCLNLDNITDEVIHSWKLEEESKIKWKSVVEQEVGWEFKYYTKIKELNNENTLLLLSSSVSDTARHRIKLNRLESGLSSFEKKHDVNDRWSITSNQYTYHHRKFVQNAVKTTLDTLHTRATERLMLLTLKKRYADGSSICNRLSVQINKICNDLKNLVESLNQTNRECGVYEDVLYKDALDVNSRIYLNTTTVDQVNNTSHNIPASVYVRTILPAQVSCYRGASNCSYGNAARIKLL